A genome region from Salvelinus alpinus chromosome 26, SLU_Salpinus.1, whole genome shotgun sequence includes the following:
- the LOC139554379 gene encoding microtubule-actin cross-linking factor 1, isoforms 6/7-like: MVQWAWSEASRHLSMLNHLISCRLEIQILLNDVKHSINHMQGTLNTMQGQCIELQTALSKIITAAEVAVQREEIPRASGLNPSQREGILQTVSVPAQTEGILQTASVPAQREGILQTASVPVQREGILSAPSITAQREEIFRASGLIPSQREGILPESSITAQKKKILRASGLILAQKELILLMASVTAQRKGIVPMASVPAHREGIVPKASVSAERNGILQTASVPAQREGVLPAASITVQREEILRASGLIPSQREGILPTASVPAQTEGILPTASVPAQREGILQTASVPVQREGILSAASITAQREEILRASGLIPSQREGILQTTSVPAQREGVLPAAIIIAQREEMFRASGLIPSQREGILPGSSITAQKKKILRASGLIPAQKELILLMASVTAQRKRIVPMATVPAHNEGIVPKASVSAERNGILQTASVPAQREGVLPAASITVQREEILRASGLIPAQRERILQTSSVPAQREGILQTASVPVQREGILRASGVIPAQRELILLKASVPAHREWIVPKASVPAEREEIFLTTSVPVKNGHNHPQPPPIIPMVAPLWKWDGGVCTPPVDFYSKRRDVRLRYVEHPAMMSITKPEHSEANPQCQTGSRPVAEPETPAVHNNSGGWLSWVFGSGRVNKKEVHLPEDKDRSIVWDPTLHRGVNKTEPKAENKCLPPPPPMGTYGYQGNTGSVPKGVNPYSMKAAGLWGSRYPTMHYNAGTNSKPPSHGPGLLPRQLSGLLPPSHVDLMAPMVVPPDTLPY, encoded by the exons ATGGTCCAATGGGCATGGTCTGAAGCCTCTCGTCATCTCAGTATGTTGAACCACCTGATTTCTTGCAGGCTTGAGATTCAGATCCTGCTGAACGATGTTAAGCATTCGATTAACCACATGCAGGGGACGCTGAACACCATGCAGGGGCAGTGTATTGAGTTGCAGACTGCCTTGTCTAAG ATCATCACAGCAGCCGAAGTTGCTgtgcagagggaggagatcccCCGAGCATCAGGCCTCAACCCGTCACAGAGGGAGGGTATCCTCCAAACAGTCAGTGTCCCTGCACAGACGGAGgggatcctccaaacagccagtgtccctgcacagagggaggggatcctccaaacagccagtgtccctgtacagagggaggggattctcTCAGCACCTAGCATCACTGCGCAGAGGGAGGAGATCttccgagcatcaggcctcatcccgtcacagagggaggggattcttCCAGAATCTTCTATCACTGCGCAGAAGAAGAAGATCCtcagagcatcaggcctcatccttGCACAAAAGGAGTTGATCCTCCTGATGGCCAGTGTCACTGCGCAGAGGAAGGGAATCGTCCCAATGGCCAGCGTCCCTGCGCACAGGGAGGGGATTGTCCCAAAGGCAAGTGTCTCTGCTGAGAGGAATgggatcctccaaacagccagtgtacctgcacagagggagggggttctcccagcagctagcatcactgtgcagagggaggagatcctccgagcatcaggTCTCATCCCGTCACAGAGGGAGGGTATCCTCCCaacagccagtgtccctgcacagacGGAGGGTATCCTCCCaacagccagtgtccctgcacagagggaggggatcctccaaacagccagtgttcctgtacagagggaggggattctctcagcagctagcatcactgcacagagggaggagatcctccgagcatcaggcctcatcccgtcACAGAGGGAGGGTATCCTTCAAACAaccagtgtccctgcacagagggagggggttCTCCCAGCAGCTATAATCATTGCGCAGAGGGAGGAGATGttccgagcatcaggcctcatcccgtcACAGAGGGAAGGGATTCTTCCAGGATCTTCTATCACTGCGCAGAAGAAGAAGATCCtcagagcatcaggcctcatccctgcaCAAAAGGAGTTGATCCTCCTGATGGCCAGTGTCACTGCGCAGAGGAAGAGAATCGTCCCAATGGCCACCGTCCCTGCGCACAATGAGGGGATTGTCCCAAAGGCTAGTGTCTCTGCTGAGAGGAATgggatcctccaaacagccagtgtacctgcacagagggagggggttctcccagcagctagcatcactgtgcagagggaggagatcctccgagcatcaggcctcatccctgcacagagggagaGGATCCTCCAAACATCAagtgtccctgcacagagggaggggatcctccaaacagccagtgtccctgtacagagggaggggattctcCGAGCATCAGGCGTcatccctgcacagagggagtTGATCCTCCTGAAGGCCAGCGTCCCTGCGCACAGGGAGTGGATTGTCCCAAAGGCTAGTGtccctgcagagagggaggagatcttCCTCACAACCAGTGTCCCTGTGAAGAATGGACACAATCATCCACAACCACCTCCCATCATCCCCATGGTAGCACCACTGTGGAAATGGGATGGTGGAGTGTGTACTCCACCTGTGGATTTCTATTCCAAGAGAAGAG ATGTCCGACTTAGATATGTTGAGCATCCTGCAATGATGTCCATCACCAAGCCGGAACACTCCGAGGCCAACCCTCAGTGCCAGACTGGCAGCCGGCCGGTGGCTGAGCCCGAGACCCCTGCTGTTCACAATAACAGTGGAGGCTGGCTCAGCTGGGTCTTTGGGAGTGGAAGAGTTAATAAGAAGGAGGTTCATCTACCTGAGGACAAAGACAGATCT ATTGTCTGGGATCCAACTCTGCACAGAGGGGTTAACAAAACTGAGCCCAAGGCTGAG AACAAGTgtctaccaccacctccaccgaTGGGGACATATGGATATCAGGGGAACACTGGCAGTGTCCCCAAAGGAGTGAATCCTTACTCTATGAAAGCAG CAGGTCTATGGGGCAGCAGATACCCTACAATGCATTACAATGCTGGGACCAACTCAAAGCCTCCAAGCCATGGGCCTGGACTGCTTCCTAGACAGCTCTCTGGCTTACTCCCTCCTTCACACGTTGACCTCATGGCACCAATGGTTGTGCCACCTGACACTCTACCCTACTGA
- the LOC139555377 gene encoding axin interactor, dorsalization-associated protein-like encodes CPSARPTQCTQSQEEFKLEDLKKLEIIIKSVLTYNKDFAFDVQPVPLRRILAPGEEENLEVEEEEDAATGAGSPESFPNRVPGTLLPRLPSEPRMSLLTIKIDKIGLKDAGKCIDPYMTVSVKDLSGIDLNPVQDTPVATRKEDTYIHFSVDIEIQRHSERLPKAIFFEFKHYKPKKVFTSTKCFAFMEMDEIKPGPILIELYKKPTDFKRKTLQLLTKKPLYLHLHQTLHKD; translated from the exons tgcccttctgcacgtCCCACTCAG TGCACACAATCTCAGGAGGAGTTCAAGTTGGAAGATCTGAAGAAACTGGAAATCA TTATCAAGAGTGTTTTGACGTATAACAAAGATTTTGCTTTTGATGTGCAGCCAGTGCCCTTGAG GAGAATCCTTGCCCCAGGGGAGGAGGAGAACTTGgaggtggaagaagaggaggatgctGCTACAGGAGCAGGCTCCCCAGAGTCCTTTCCCAACAGAGTACCAG GTACATTGTTGCCACGGTTACCCTCAGAGCCCAGGATGTCGCTCCTCACAATAAAGATTGACAAGATTGGGCTGAAAGATGCTGGGAAATGCATTGATCCCTACATGACAGTTAGTGTGAAAG ATTTGAGTGGCATTGATTTGAACCCAGTGCAAGACACACCTGTGGCAACCCGAAAGGAGGACACATACATTCACTTCAGCGTAGACATTGAGATCCAGAGACATAGCGAGAGACTACCAAAAG CTATTTTCTTTGAGTTCAAGCACTATAAACCCAAGAAGGTGTTTACCAGTACAAAATGTTTTGCCTTCATGGAAATGGATGAGATCAAACCTGGTCCCATTCTGATCGAGTT GTACAAGAAGCCTACTGACTTCAAGAGGAAGACGCTCCAGCTCCTGACCAAGAAGCCACTCTATCTCCACCTCCACCAGACGTTGCACAAAGATTAA